A genomic region of Candidatus Cybelea sp. contains the following coding sequences:
- a CDS encoding LuxR C-terminal-related transcriptional regulator, with the protein MVSSVERFSALAYGSYRSRASGRVRRKRRPSSEPAHRPRVRAGRARGGLPASPRRRSRELPFAVGRGRRWKTRLLDDFGARVATDGARVALGTCADGLCPPFAPLREIFSALALPAPFETGEELSGSGAASEAKRYRAFVAASAALASTQLPILVLLEDLHWADFATLEFLAFFARRFGAAPVLAIATVRSDDLERDHARLDALNTLLRNGARRVNVDPLGRDDMHRLVALLLPLESPHRSHQVERISALAEGKPYFAEELVSSTVALDAPASFDAVPLSIRAGILARFERLPRDDRDTLLQASVIGQTFSPVLLAELTKRDERGVAAALIGARDLQLVREIEGSGLFAFRHALTREILYRELLQAQRQMTHRELAALLERAKWPADPGQIAFHWSAAGESARATRAYELAGDHAAARNAHRDAQDAYGRAARMRAEPGADVAALYEKYSRALSIGGNLAESCLYLERSVDAYEARGDRRKAASLATRLARRYFEYARPHDASRAIARSLQLCEGGGAIAFDAHVTLAHFAALQGRLQEADAQLQRAALLPGRPPPSQRRDFHMVRALVRATTARLRTAFEDYERAVAIAREVGDPEQLTWALSNYASRALATGYTERALGAYGESVELLPIDEFGKIGMLANQGLASARLMSGDIGAARATHARGRQAVSEMVLAQTAQVAMEIRLAYLADEELPFDRSAFDDAVAAAFESRETQNIGLLSGALAAYLDSTGQTSEAQRLRTRAIAAISSADLSLWLIDQVGAGEQRTEREKARALLAAAAGDEAHLSARAHLALFDARVARRQRQPALAKSLALRAAAEFEAIGWPWERAAALEVAGRHAQAREIYLRLGYHRQLRELDSARRRARHRAAGDRLTPRELEVAQLAAGGLSNREIAARLFIGERTVETHIAAIFDRFDLTSRRQLIALVAAQS; encoded by the coding sequence GTGGTTTCCTCCGTTGAAAGATTTTCTGCACTAGCATACGGAAGCTATCGGAGTCGTGCATCGGGGCGTGTACGGAGGAAACGCCGCCCGAGCTCGGAGCCCGCTCATCGGCCGAGAGTCCGTGCTGGCCGAGCTCGAGGAGGTTTACCAGCGAGTCCGCGACGACGGTCGCGCGAGCTTCCTTTTGCTGTGGGGCGAGGCAGGCGTTGGAAAACGCGCCTGCTCGACGATTTCGGTGCGAGGGTGGCGACCGACGGCGCGCGCGTCGCGCTTGGTACGTGCGCCGATGGTCTCTGCCCGCCTTTTGCGCCGTTACGCGAGATCTTTTCCGCCCTCGCGCTCCCAGCGCCATTCGAGACCGGCGAGGAGCTCTCGGGCAGCGGAGCGGCCTCCGAGGCGAAGCGATATCGGGCCTTTGTTGCGGCGAGCGCTGCCCTCGCCTCGACGCAGCTTCCCATCCTCGTGCTGCTCGAAGACCTCCACTGGGCGGATTTTGCAACCTTGGAGTTTCTCGCGTTTTTCGCACGCCGGTTCGGAGCGGCACCGGTCCTCGCGATCGCTACCGTGCGTTCCGACGACCTCGAACGCGACCACGCGCGGCTCGACGCGCTCAACACATTGCTGCGAAACGGAGCGCGCCGCGTCAACGTCGACCCGCTGGGCCGCGACGACATGCATCGTCTGGTCGCGCTATTGCTGCCGCTCGAATCACCGCACCGTTCGCACCAGGTCGAACGCATCAGCGCGCTCGCCGAGGGCAAACCATACTTCGCCGAGGAACTGGTCAGCAGCACGGTGGCGCTCGATGCCCCGGCGTCCTTCGATGCGGTGCCGCTGAGCATTCGCGCGGGAATCCTCGCGCGTTTCGAGCGCCTCCCTCGCGACGATCGAGATACGCTGCTGCAAGCCTCGGTGATCGGCCAAACGTTCTCGCCGGTGCTGCTCGCCGAACTCACGAAACGAGATGAGCGCGGCGTTGCGGCCGCGCTCATCGGGGCGCGGGACCTGCAGCTCGTGCGCGAGATCGAAGGCAGCGGACTCTTCGCATTTCGGCACGCGCTTACGCGCGAAATCCTCTATCGCGAACTGCTGCAAGCGCAGCGGCAAATGACGCATCGCGAGCTGGCAGCCCTCTTGGAGCGCGCCAAATGGCCGGCCGACCCCGGGCAGATCGCTTTTCACTGGAGCGCCGCGGGCGAAAGCGCACGCGCAACCCGCGCCTACGAACTGGCCGGCGATCACGCGGCAGCGCGCAACGCGCACCGCGACGCGCAAGACGCGTACGGTCGGGCGGCACGCATGCGCGCCGAGCCGGGCGCGGACGTTGCCGCCCTCTACGAGAAGTACTCTCGCGCGCTCTCGATCGGCGGCAACCTCGCCGAATCGTGTCTCTATCTCGAGCGCTCCGTCGACGCCTACGAGGCGCGGGGCGATCGGCGCAAAGCGGCGTCGCTCGCGACACGGCTGGCCCGCAGATACTTCGAGTACGCGCGCCCGCACGACGCGTCGCGGGCCATTGCGCGCTCCCTGCAGCTCTGCGAGGGAGGCGGCGCGATCGCGTTCGACGCGCACGTGACGCTCGCGCACTTCGCCGCGCTGCAAGGACGTTTGCAGGAGGCCGACGCGCAGCTGCAGCGAGCGGCGCTCTTACCCGGCCGGCCGCCGCCCTCGCAGCGCCGCGATTTTCACATGGTGCGCGCGCTCGTACGGGCAACGACGGCACGTTTGCGAACCGCCTTCGAGGATTACGAACGCGCGGTCGCGATCGCGCGCGAGGTCGGCGATCCCGAGCAGCTCACGTGGGCCTTGAGCAACTATGCCAGCCGGGCGCTGGCGACCGGTTATACGGAGCGCGCGCTGGGCGCCTACGGTGAATCCGTCGAGCTCCTTCCGATCGACGAGTTCGGGAAAATTGGCATGCTCGCGAACCAGGGATTGGCGTCGGCGCGCCTGATGAGCGGGGATATCGGCGCGGCGCGCGCCACGCACGCGCGCGGACGCCAGGCGGTCTCCGAAATGGTGCTCGCGCAGACCGCGCAGGTCGCGATGGAGATCAGGCTCGCCTATCTCGCGGACGAAGAGCTTCCGTTCGATCGAAGCGCATTCGACGACGCCGTCGCGGCCGCGTTCGAATCCCGCGAGACGCAAAACATCGGACTGTTGTCGGGCGCGCTCGCTGCCTATCTCGATTCGACCGGGCAGACGAGCGAGGCGCAGAGATTGCGAACGCGGGCGATCGCCGCCATCTCGTCGGCAGATCTCTCGCTGTGGCTGATCGATCAGGTGGGCGCCGGCGAGCAGCGCACCGAGCGGGAGAAGGCACGCGCACTGCTCGCGGCAGCGGCCGGCGACGAGGCACACTTATCGGCGCGCGCCCACCTCGCGCTCTTCGACGCACGTGTTGCCCGCCGGCAACGGCAGCCGGCGCTTGCGAAGTCGCTCGCGTTGCGAGCCGCAGCGGAATTCGAAGCGATCGGCTGGCCTTGGGAACGAGCCGCGGCGCTCGAGGTCGCGGGCCGGCACGCCCAGGCGCGGGAAATCTACCTGCGGCTCGGTTATCATCGGCAGCTCCGCGAGCTGGATTCCGCTCGGCGACGGGCGCGTCACCGAGCCGCGGGCGACCGCCTTACGCCGCGCGAGTTGGAGGTCGCGCAACTGGCGGCCGGCGGCCTGAGCAATCGCGAGATCGCGGCGCGCCTCTTCATCGGCGAACGCACCGTCGAGACCCACATCGCCGCGATCTTCGATCGTTTCGACCTGACGTCGCGGCGCCAGCTCATCGCGCTCGTGGCCGCCCAATCGTAA
- a CDS encoding methyltransferase domain-containing protein — MSITTAPLDPEKLHAAVLRFLGDVGSAISAVAVVTGDRLGLYKALAENGPQTSEDLAKATKTHERYIREWLANQAASGYITYDAGTQRFSLPAEHVPVLADDDSEVNMCGLFAMAQPLFADEPAITEAFRSGKGVGWHEHDSRLYGLTNRVFRNGYAAHLVADWIPALEGVEAKLRLGATVADLGCGYGSSTIMMAEAYRMSRFIGYDYHAASIEAARKAAKRAGVADRVSFEVGTAETMPQGQFDLICCFDCVHDMGDPVGVLAGARRALKANGTLLIVEPYAGDALEQNLNPIGRIFYGASTMLCTPASLAQEVGLAMGAQAGEAAIRKVVTGAGFSHFRRASETPFNLIYEARP; from the coding sequence TTGAGTATTACTACCGCGCCGCTCGATCCGGAGAAGCTTCACGCCGCCGTGCTGCGCTTTCTCGGCGACGTCGGCAGCGCGATAAGCGCGGTCGCGGTCGTCACCGGCGATCGTCTGGGGCTCTACAAGGCACTGGCGGAAAACGGGCCGCAAACCTCAGAGGATCTGGCGAAAGCGACGAAAACGCACGAGCGTTACATTCGGGAATGGCTGGCAAACCAAGCCGCATCGGGCTACATCACGTACGATGCCGGAACGCAGCGTTTCTCTCTGCCGGCGGAGCACGTTCCGGTACTCGCCGACGACGATAGCGAGGTAAACATGTGCGGCCTCTTTGCGATGGCGCAGCCGCTGTTCGCCGACGAACCAGCGATCACCGAAGCGTTTCGCAGCGGAAAGGGTGTCGGCTGGCACGAGCACGATTCGCGCCTGTACGGACTGACGAATCGTGTCTTCCGCAATGGGTATGCGGCGCATCTAGTCGCCGACTGGATCCCGGCGCTCGAAGGGGTGGAGGCAAAGCTGCGGCTCGGTGCGACCGTCGCCGACCTCGGCTGCGGGTACGGCAGCTCGACGATCATGATGGCCGAGGCCTACCGGATGTCCCGATTCATCGGCTATGACTACCACGCCGCTTCGATCGAGGCCGCCCGCAAGGCCGCCAAGCGAGCCGGCGTCGCAGACCGGGTCAGCTTCGAGGTCGGAACCGCCGAGACGATGCCTCAGGGGCAGTTCGACCTGATCTGCTGCTTCGATTGCGTCCACGATATGGGCGATCCGGTCGGAGTGCTTGCCGGCGCGCGCCGCGCGCTCAAGGCCAACGGCACGCTGTTGATCGTCGAACCCTACGCCGGGGACGCGCTCGAGCAGAACCTCAATCCGATCGGCCGGATCTTTTACGGCGCCTCGACGATGCTCTGCACGCCGGCGTCGCTCGCTCAAGAGGTGGGCTTGGCGATGGGGGCGCAAGCAGGCGAGGCGGCGATCCGCAAGGTGGTCACCGGCGCCGGGTTTTCGCACTTCCGGCGGGCGTCCGAGACCCCATTCAACCTGATCTACGAAGCCCGCCCGTAG
- the rpsB gene encoding 30S ribosomal protein S2 produces the protein MSVVTMRELLEAGVHFGHQTRRWNPKMKPYIFQERNGIYIIDLALTVQKLRETYEAVRDLARAGRVILFVGTKKQAQDVVREEAERAGTYFINQRWLGGTLTNFATIQKRIARLRELENMKLQGDFERLPKKEVANLQDEMNRLERFLGGIKDMHRLPDAIFVVDPKKERIAVLEARKLKIPIIAVIDTNCDPDEIDYPIPGNDDAIRAVKLMVGKIADAIIEGKTESESAYDQGAYEEPAPSYGEEAAPTMAEAGR, from the coding sequence ATGAGCGTCGTCACCATGCGCGAGCTTCTGGAGGCGGGCGTCCATTTCGGACACCAGACCCGCCGCTGGAACCCGAAGATGAAGCCGTACATCTTCCAAGAGCGCAACGGTATCTATATCATCGACCTCGCGCTGACCGTGCAGAAGCTGCGGGAGACCTACGAGGCCGTTAGGGACCTCGCGCGCGCGGGCCGGGTCATTCTCTTCGTCGGCACCAAGAAGCAGGCACAAGACGTCGTTCGCGAAGAGGCCGAGCGCGCGGGCACGTATTTCATCAACCAGCGTTGGTTGGGAGGCACGCTGACCAACTTCGCGACGATTCAGAAGCGGATCGCCCGTTTGCGTGAGCTCGAGAATATGAAGCTTCAGGGCGACTTCGAACGCCTGCCCAAGAAAGAGGTCGCGAACCTTCAAGACGAGATGAACCGCTTAGAGCGCTTCCTCGGCGGCATCAAAGACATGCACCGCCTGCCCGATGCAATCTTCGTGGTCGATCCGAAGAAAGAACGCATCGCGGTACTCGAAGCCCGCAAGCTGAAAATCCCGATTATCGCGGTGATCGACACAAACTGCGATCCTGACGAGATCGACTATCCGATTCCCGGCAACGATGACGCGATCCGCGCCGTCAAGCTGATGGTCGGCAAGATCGCCGACGCGATCATCGAGGGGAAGACGGAGAGCGAGAGCGCCTACGATCAAGGAGCCTATGAGGAGCCGGCGCCGTCGTACGGCGAGGAAGCTGCCCCAACGATGGCGGAGGCGGGACGTTGA